Proteins from a single region of Nocardiopsis dassonvillei subsp. dassonvillei DSM 43111:
- a CDS encoding DUF262 domain-containing protein, translating into MQQLEAHEVPLHKVFSSDYDFRIPDYQRPYAWEAEDALQLLDDLKEALERDREEPYFLGSAVLVKSKESAIAEVIDGQQRLTTLTILFAILRDQTKDAELRTELEKMVVEPGSKMLKLDPKPRLALRPKDVEFFREHVQTTGSVPGLLGLPRTALKTSAQEAVQTNAKVLSRALEGWSDERRLELAGMLSARTYLVVVSTPDLNSAHRIFSVMNARGLDLSPADIFKARIIGDLDPKLSSMYAAKWEDAEESLGRDDFADTFLHLRLIFSGERARRELLLEFPKQVLSRYLPGNGAEFIDDVLIPYTDAYAQIRDQSHSFPAGADKVSAWFKRLEQLDNSDWRPAALWAVRHHRHDPDWLDQFFRRLERLAASMFIRRVYRTPRIQRYVELVRELNSGKGLDARSFELSEEEKRATRAELDGELYLSTKVRRCVLLRLDEILADESGVVYEYETITVEHVLPQNPAPGWTSSFNQEQRDYWTHRVGNLVLLNRRKNSQAQNYGFLRKKEKYFMGKGGVVTFALTSQVLTHSEWTPEVIQERQERLVETLAREWDL; encoded by the coding sequence ATGCAACAGCTCGAAGCCCACGAGGTCCCCCTGCACAAGGTCTTCTCCAGCGACTACGACTTTCGCATCCCCGACTACCAGCGCCCCTACGCCTGGGAGGCCGAGGACGCCCTCCAGCTTCTCGACGACCTCAAGGAAGCTCTGGAACGCGACAGGGAAGAGCCCTACTTCCTCGGATCGGCTGTGCTGGTCAAGAGCAAGGAATCGGCCATTGCCGAGGTCATCGACGGCCAGCAGCGCCTGACGACCCTCACCATCCTGTTCGCGATCCTGCGTGACCAGACCAAGGACGCGGAGCTGCGTACCGAGCTGGAGAAGATGGTGGTGGAGCCGGGCAGTAAGATGCTCAAGCTGGACCCCAAACCCCGGTTGGCGCTACGGCCGAAGGACGTGGAGTTCTTCCGCGAGCACGTGCAGACGACTGGTTCCGTTCCCGGTCTGCTTGGCCTTCCCCGTACGGCTCTGAAGACCAGTGCTCAGGAGGCGGTACAGACCAACGCGAAGGTTCTGTCCCGTGCGCTTGAGGGGTGGTCCGACGAGCGTCGGTTGGAACTCGCCGGAATGCTCAGCGCGCGAACCTACCTCGTCGTGGTCAGCACTCCAGACCTGAACAGCGCACACCGTATCTTCAGCGTCATGAACGCCCGAGGACTCGACCTGTCCCCGGCCGACATCTTCAAAGCGAGGATCATCGGTGACCTGGATCCGAAGCTCAGCAGCATGTACGCGGCCAAGTGGGAGGACGCCGAGGAGTCGCTGGGACGCGACGACTTCGCCGATACCTTCCTCCATTTGAGGCTGATCTTCTCGGGTGAACGTGCTCGGCGGGAGCTGTTGCTGGAGTTTCCCAAACAGGTCCTCTCGCGCTATCTGCCGGGCAACGGCGCGGAGTTCATCGATGACGTCCTGATTCCCTACACCGACGCCTACGCTCAGATCCGCGATCAGAGCCACTCCTTCCCAGCCGGGGCGGACAAGGTCAGTGCCTGGTTCAAGCGCTTGGAGCAGCTCGACAACAGCGACTGGCGGCCGGCCGCGCTCTGGGCGGTGCGTCACCACCGCCACGACCCCGACTGGCTCGACCAGTTCTTCCGCCGCCTGGAGCGGCTGGCTGCCAGTATGTTCATCCGCCGGGTCTATCGGACACCCCGGATACAGCGCTACGTCGAACTCGTACGTGAGCTCAACTCTGGTAAGGGCTTGGACGCGCGTTCCTTCGAACTCAGTGAAGAGGAGAAGCGCGCGACCCGGGCCGAACTCGACGGTGAACTCTATCTGTCCACCAAAGTCCGTCGCTGCGTCCTGCTCCGCCTCGATGAGATCCTCGCGGACGAGTCCGGGGTCGTCTACGAGTACGAGACCATCACGGTTGAGCACGTCCTTCCACAGAATCCGGCCCCGGGATGGACGTCCTCCTTCAACCAGGAACAGCGCGACTACTGGACTCACCGCGTCGGTAATCTTGTTCTACTCAACCGGAGGAAGAACTCACAGGCACAGAACTACGGCTTCCTCAGGAAGAAGGAGAAGTACTTCATGGGGAAGGGCGGAGTGGTGACTTTCGCACTCACCAGCCAGGTGCTCACCCACTCCGAGTGGACCCCTGAGGTGATCCAAGAGCGTCAGGAACGGCTGGTCGAGACGCTGGCTCGGGAATGGGATCTGTGA